The Stigmatopora argus isolate UIUO_Sarg chromosome 23, RoL_Sarg_1.0, whole genome shotgun sequence genome contains a region encoding:
- the LOC144069052 gene encoding tetraspanin-8-like, with protein sequence MAVNKCIKYLLFIFNLLFWLSGCIILGVSIYLKVNKDGNSITDEALPGVDLLIAVGVIIMVLGFLGCCGAIKENRCMLILFFVSLLLIFVLLVAAGILGAVGEDKVKDWVKERLEKLMPLSNQPEQVRKDLEKLQEELKCCGLLNGFQDWSTVPTSCKCTATEADCGANSYYSTSCSRQIIQLMEKHMEVVIGIAFAIAILLIAGMVFSMMLYRQIGKPVAR encoded by the exons ATGGCTGTCAATAAGTGTATCAAGTATTTGCTCTTCATCTTCAATTTACTCTTCTGG CTGAGCGGCTGCATCATCCTGGGCGTGTCCATCTACCTGAAAGTCAACAAGGACGGTAACTCG ATCACCGACGAGGCGCTCCCGGGCGTCGACCTGCTGATCGCCGTGGGCGTCATCATCATGGTGTTGGGCTTCCTGGGCTGCTGCGGCGCCATCAAGGAGAACCGATGCATGCTGATCCTG TTTTTCGTCAGCCTCCTGCTCATCTTCGTCCTCCTGGTGGCGGCGGGAATCCTCGGCGCCGTGGGCGAGGATAAG GTGAAGGATTGGGTGAAGGAGCGTCTTGAGAAGCTCATGCCGCTGTCCAACCAACCGGAGCAGGTCAGGAAGGACCTGGAGAAGCTGCAGGAGGAG CTCAAGTGTTGCGGCCTGCTGAACGGCTTCCAAGACTGGTCCACGGTGCCCACCTCGTGCAAATGCACGGCCACGGAAGCCGACTGCGGCGCCAACAGCTACTATAGCACG TCGTGCTCCCGGCAAATCATCCAGCTGATGGAGAAACACATGGAAGTGGTCATCGGCATCGCCTTCGCCATCGCCATCCTACTG ATCGCCGGCATGGTCTTCTCCATGATGCTGTACCGCCAAATCGGAAAACCCGTCGCCAGATGA
- the LOC144069051 gene encoding tetraspanin-8-like isoform X2 — MAKINSCLKCLFVFFNVVFAIIGCLLIFAVVKASVYTPQLSALGAPGLGWVWAFAIGVLGISCLGIYAGISEKELALKIFAGFMAAGMIIMLIFGIVVLVMRNKIRQAFGEASSELAEGFMAQEGFRTFLGQLQESGQCCGLASAGDWGDSIPDSCRCRPGLDNFGGFGTFGHSGCRDRPEGTTGPDKIYQQTCGQLLISFSDFFFNIAIGFNFGFAITAFLGLLTTLLMMHQVRRHERAGASNMAMKGY, encoded by the exons ATGGCCAAAATCAACAGCTGTCTCAAGTGTCTTTTTGTCTTCTTCAATGTCGTCTTCGCC ATTATCGGATGTCTCCTCATCTTTGCGGTGGTGAAGGCCAGCGTTTACACTCCGCAG CTGTCGGCGCTGGGCGCCCCGGGCCTCGGCTGGGTGTGGGCGTTCGCCATCGGCGTCCTGGGCATTTCTTGCTTGGGAATCTACGCCGGAATATCTGAGAAGGAGCTGGCCCTCAAGATC TTTGCCGGCTTCATGGCAGCTGGGATGATCATCATGCTCATTTTTGGCATCGTGGTGCTCGTCATGAGGAATAAG ATCCGCCAGGCCTTCGGCGAGGCGTCGTCGGAGCTGGCCGAGGGCTTCATGGCGCAGGAAGGGTTCCGTACCTTCCTCGGGCAGCTGCAGGAGAGC GGTCAATGCTGCGGCTTGGCGAGCGCCGGCGACTGGGGCGACAGCATCCCGGACTCGTGCCGCTGCCGACCCGGACTGGACAACTTCGGGGGTTTCGGGACCTTCGGGCATTCCGGCTGCAGAGACAGGCCAGAG GGAACCACCGGCCCGGATAAGATCTACCAACAA ACCTGCGGCCAGCTCCTGATCAGCTTCTCGGACTTTTTCTTCAACATCGCCATCGGCTTCAACTTCGGCTTCGCCATCACCGCG TTCCTGGGCCTGTTGACGACCCTCCTGATGATGCACCAGGTGCGGCGCCACGAGCGGGCCGGTGCCTCTAACATGGCCATGAAGGGTTACTGA
- the LOC144069051 gene encoding uncharacterized protein LOC144069051 isoform X1, which yields MAKINSCLKCLFVFFNVVFAIIGCLLIFAVVKASVYTPQLSALGAPGLGWVWAFAIGVLGISCLGIYAGISEKELALKIFAGFMAAGMIIMLIFGIVVLVMRNKIRQAFGEASSELAEGFMAQEGFRTFLGQLQESGQCCGLASAGDWGDSIPDSCRCRPGLDNFGGFGTFGHSGCRDRPEGTTGPDKIYQQTCGQLLISFSDFFFNIAIGFNFGFAITAVSPSVGQRARDATANRCARRRRAVPGPVDDPPDDAPGAAPRAGRCL from the exons ATGGCCAAAATCAACAGCTGTCTCAAGTGTCTTTTTGTCTTCTTCAATGTCGTCTTCGCC ATTATCGGATGTCTCCTCATCTTTGCGGTGGTGAAGGCCAGCGTTTACACTCCGCAG CTGTCGGCGCTGGGCGCCCCGGGCCTCGGCTGGGTGTGGGCGTTCGCCATCGGCGTCCTGGGCATTTCTTGCTTGGGAATCTACGCCGGAATATCTGAGAAGGAGCTGGCCCTCAAGATC TTTGCCGGCTTCATGGCAGCTGGGATGATCATCATGCTCATTTTTGGCATCGTGGTGCTCGTCATGAGGAATAAG ATCCGCCAGGCCTTCGGCGAGGCGTCGTCGGAGCTGGCCGAGGGCTTCATGGCGCAGGAAGGGTTCCGTACCTTCCTCGGGCAGCTGCAGGAGAGC GGTCAATGCTGCGGCTTGGCGAGCGCCGGCGACTGGGGCGACAGCATCCCGGACTCGTGCCGCTGCCGACCCGGACTGGACAACTTCGGGGGTTTCGGGACCTTCGGGCATTCCGGCTGCAGAGACAGGCCAGAG GGAACCACCGGCCCGGATAAGATCTACCAACAA ACCTGCGGCCAGCTCCTGATCAGCTTCTCGGACTTTTTCTTCAACATCGCCATCGGCTTCAACTTCGGCTTCGCCATCACCGCGGTGAGTCCATCCGTCGGCCAACGGGCGCGGGACGCCACGGCTAACCGCTGtgctcgccgccgccgcgcagTTCCTGGGCCTGTTGACGACCCTCCTGATGATGCACCAGGTGCGGCGCCACGAGCGGGCCGGTGCCTCTAA